The sequence below is a genomic window from Microcebus murinus isolate Inina chromosome 4, M.murinus_Inina_mat1.0, whole genome shotgun sequence.
tttttttttttttttttttgagacagagtctcgctttgttgtccaggctagagtgagtgccatggcgtcagcctagctcacagcaacctcaaactcctgggctcaagcggtcctgctgcctcagcctcccaagtagctgggactacaggcatgtgccaccatgcccggctaatttttttttttatatatatattagttggccaattaatttctttctatttatagtagagacggggtctcgctcttgctcaggctggttttgaactcctgaccttgagcaatccgcccgcctcagcctcccagagagctaggattacaggcgtgagccaccgagcccagctcGAATTCACTCTTATCTTACAACTGCCCCATCTGGGCTTGTTTGCCACGTTTCAACTCTGGTTCTCCAGTTCATCAGAAAAAGCGATTGAAATAGAGTAGGGGAAATCAGCCCGCAGGATCCTTAAAGAGCACATCTGAGAAAGATTGTTCATTTTGTGATGACTAAAAGGCTTGGAGcagtattttcaaactttttttttcctagctttaAAATCGTATTTTCAAGCAAGATGTTATGGAGAAGCACAGTAtattggttacaatgtatatctttatctcaaaaaaaaaaaaaaaagaagcacagtATATAATGCAGCTTTAAATGGAGCTTCTAGTTTGGCTTAAGTAAGGATGAAGGACATTCCTATACCTCCTTGTTTCTTCTCCAAGGTGACACTTCCAAAACCCCTTTGGTTCCTTggaacacagtttgaaaaccactggcctAATGCAACCCAGGACAAGGGTCTATTTGGAGCAGTTGAAAGAGGCCTATGAGCATTccaattttctgtcttcaaaaaacaagtggaggctgggcacagtggctcatgcctgtaatcctagcactctgggaggccaaggcgggaggatagctcaaggtcaagagttcaaaaccaccctgaacaagagcgatacctcgtctctactataaatagaaagaaattaattgaccaactaaaaatatatagaaaaacttagccgggcatggtggcacatgcctatagtcccagctactcgggaggctgaggcaagaggatcgcttgagcccaggaatttgaagttgctgtgagctaggctgataccatagcactctagcccgggcaacagagtaagactctgtcattcattcattcattcataaatacatacatacatacatacaagtGGAGCCTTCTTTACAGCCATTGTGCCTGTGGCTCTGTGGTCACTGTGGGCCCATGACCAAAAGCACCTGACCATCCAACCCCAATCCCTTTGTGATTTCAGTACCTACCTGCTTTGGCAAAATCTTCCCGGTTGTAACTTAAATCCTTGAGGAAAGTGATACTTTCAGTCCCAGGGTTGTACCTCCGAGATGTCTCCAGAAGCATCACCTGCACACAAGTAGCAAACCTCAAATGTGGTCTAAGAGGGCTGGTGCTGCCGCATGGCCCCTTTGGGGGAAGGTTGATTCCCCTTGTCCAGTACTTCCCAGTGGATTTGGCTCCCAGCTGGATGTTTGGAGGCCCCTCCCACAGATAATCCCACTGTGGTCCTCCCTTCATCCCTTGCCCTTTTCCAGCCACCTCGATCGCCGAGGTCTTCAGCAGAGCGATCTGGTCCTCCCGGCTGAGCTGGAGAAAGCCGGGCAGCTGTTTGGCAAAGTCAACAATCTCCTGCACAGAGACGATGGCCAGCTCCGTGAAGTGGGCAAAGCGCTGCTGACGGGCCTCCCGGCTCTGGGGATCTGGTGCCATGGGCCAAGGCTACCCATGAGGACAAGGAGGGAAAAGGCAAACTGCTTTGAGTCGGACGTCAAAAAGCTCACTGGTGCTCTGGGGGCAACCACCTCTCCCCAGACTTGTCAAGTACCGTGACTCGAAGCCGGTCAGAAAAGGAGCGCCTGTTACACTGTTGCTGGGCGGCGACGAGCTTCTCGATCATGCCCAGTTGCTCCGGACTGAGCTGGGGCAGGACTTGGGGAGGTGAGGAAGCCCTCGGGGGCAGGGATGTGGCCTGAGCCTGTTCCTCCTCTTGCCGCTTCAGTTTCTTCAGGCGGATCTGTTCTTCTGACAGGACACCTAAGGACAGGCCAAGACatgaggaagggagaagaggggagacaGGAAGCAAGGATAGGGCACAGGGGGTAGTCTGGGGCTCCAGAAATGCAGAGATCATTAGGTAAAGGCAAGGaagagtttttttcttaaagatggggtctcgctctgtcactcaggctggagtgcagtggtgtcatcatagctcactgcagcctcttagcctcaagggatcctcctgcctcagcctcccaaaggagATTTTAATCCATACTCAGAGACTGAGCAGCCCCTGCAGGCTCAGGCACCTGTTCCCCTCACTCGTCTTTCCCCTCAGCCTCTCCCTCCACTCCGGCCCTGGACACTCACATTCCTCCCGCATGCCAGCCTGGCGGCATTTACGAAGACGACATTCCTGGCACTTTCGGCGCATGTAGGTGTCCATGGGGCAGTGGCCACCACTGTGGCAGATGTAGCGCGCTCCCTTGATGACACTGCGGCGGAAGAAGCCCTTGCAGCCCTCGCAGCTCAGCACGTTGTAATGGAAGCCAGAGGCCTTGTccccacacacactgcacagCTCGTTCCCCAGCATTTTGGGGGCTGGCCCCTTTTTCCGCTTTTGTGGACGGAGATCTGGAAACAGGGAAGAGCCTTAATGTTCTCCCCAACCCAGCCACTGCCCTGGGCACTTAGTGACCTGCATTCCCTTTATAATACAAAGTCCAGTCTCTCTATTACAAGCTCTCATTCACCGAATGCCATTGTGTCCTAGGTACTATATAAGCCCCTTGTGTAAATTGATCCTTATAACAACcacaattattatttccatttcacaaataaggaaattgagactcagaaagaCCTAAGGTAGAGATAAAATTCACACTCAGATCACTTGGATCTAGTTAACTCCAAAGCCTTTGGACTTCACCATGATATTACAGGTAAAGAACCCCAAGGAACCCGTCCTAGGTCCAGGGAGCTCCTACCACCTCCAAATCCAGAAGCTCCTCACCTGTGAGTTCTGAAGGGAGCTCTGTCCTGGGGAGCAGGGCTGTGGGCTCTGCTGCCTCCAGCTCCATCCCCAAAGTGTCCCCAGCAGATTGAGGTATCCTGGCTTCTTCTATGAGGATGCGGTTGCTGCTTCCTGGGCCCTTGCTGCTTGCATCTGGCTCCCACAGCTCCACTGCAGAATCTGAGCCCCAAAAGAGAGGCACAAAAGGGgtctcaggccccatcccagcTCCACTTCCTTAGCATCCTAGCTGGGAAACTGCAAACTTAGCCCCACCCTTAGAGGGCAGCAAAGCCCCAGCTCAGGCTTTGAGACCCCATGGTTCATGTGGGCTCTAGGACTAGTCCCTTGTAGTCCCTGTACCTCAAGACCTTAAAGAAGATGTTAACCTTTGTTGCCCTGGGGGACTGGCATGCACCTCCAATAAGACAGAACTCTTCAAAGCCGGAGCTGGGTAAGCACTAGGCATGCCAACTCTCTCCGGTAGCAAGCCCAGATTGGAAAGGATGGGTAGGTGCCTGCATGGACCAGACACCAGAACAAGGGCAGAGGATATCTGGGCGGGAGGCAAGCAATACTAAGAACAAGCTCTGGACTGTTCTCTGGAGGACAGCAGAATGCAGGTAATGAAGGAGGCTGATTCCTAAGGGAGAAGAGGAGCCTGAGGTCTGGGCTCAAGGGAGAGGGCTGGAATGAAGACGCTTACCAGGAGAAACATCAGGTACTCGGGCCTCCAGCCACAAGGACATCTCTTCCTGGAGCCCTGGACATTACCAAGGCACTGTCCTGCAGGAATGACCCAGGTTACACTCTTCGAGAACTGGGCTCCTTTCTGGCCTCAGCTCCCTTCTTCTGATCATGCCTTTTTACTAACAATATCAGCCAACTTATTTGCAATATATATCATTAATTTGTACTAAGGCTTCATATGCCTTcagcatctcactatgttgcccaggctggagctggAGTACATTGGCTATACACAGGCTCGATCATTGCatactacagccttgaactccggagctcaagcagtcctcctctATGCCTGGCTCGGGACTATTtttaagcccattttacagataagcaaactgaggttcaaagagattaagtaaattgCCTATGGCCACACAGTTAGGCAGGGGTAGAGCCAAGACTCCAAGCCTGGTCTCTTTGACTCCAAAGTCTGAGCtcccagccaccatgcctgcctttCTCCCCAGAGCCACTCTCCAGGCCATCAGGAAATGTTTGGGCACATCTGCCCTGCTTCTGTCAGAGCCCCTTCCCCCTTGCTCCAGCAATGACGGCCAAATTGGGCAGGATTAGGAGATGGAATCCAGGCTCATTCCACCTAGTGAAACAAGCTGCTTATTAAAGAAGCTCACTCCTGCCACTTTCCGAGGTCCCAGCACAAACCTCTTGCCCCCAAGAGTCTCCCCACTTCACATACAGAACCTCTTCTCTCAGAACCCCTCAAGAGTTATTCTGGGATCTAAATAGAATCCTGTCCATGCCCCGAGCTTCCATTGCCATCACCCCTAACTTCTCCCGGGCGGCCCCTTTCTAAGATCCTCAGATCGTCTCCCCACTCCAACCTAGACATGCACACAGAGCCCCAGGCTGCTGCTGAGGAGCAGACCCACCGAATCCCCAGGCCACCAGACTTCCTGGCTGGGCAGTCTCTGGAGCCCCCTTGCTGGGAGAAGAGAATGGTGCAGTCCCCAGTCCAGAGGCCTGAGTGCCGCCAGCCGGTGAGCCGGAGCTGAGCACAAGAGGGACGTGGAGCCCCAGGGAAGTAGCACTGTGGGgagaggctgaggggagggaCTGCCAAGGGGTCGGgccacccctccttcctgcctggctGACTGGAGCCGGCTGGAGCTCTTGCCTCCTcagcccccgccctgcccacGGGGCAGCTTCCCCACCAGGCTGACTCCTCCCCAGCCGGCCACCCCTCAGCCCAGCGCCACCCCCGCCCCCTACCCCCAACTAAGACAGTTGCATTTCCCTGCAGACCGGCACAGTTCCAggtctctccccttcctctcctcactCCAGGGCTCTTAGCTGCTCGTCCAGAAGGACTGCCTCCcaggcacccccaccccaatcccaGCAGCCTCCAGAGTCCGAGTTCCCTCCCCTCCACAGACACCTCGCAGAGCAAAGGTCCCAGCACGGCCCAGAATTGCGACACTGACACCCGGCCCCAGCctgctttcccagcctccctcctcctcccctgcctctgggAAGGGGCCAAGAAGCATTCTCCACTCGCCCCAGGCCTCGGCCAAGCTGGTGGAACTCCAGGGGTGGAGACAGGTGCTGGGCCTTCCAGGGAGTCTCCGTACGTGGGTGCCCTGCGGGGTGAAGGAGAGGTGACAGGAGAGGAGGCCAGGAGAGATATGCTGGTAGGAAGTCAGCCATGAGCAATGGCAGGCCTGGAATAGGTGGGAGTGACAGATGGCAGGCAACCCAGGTGCCAGCCCAGGATGGACCTGAGAAGTACGCAGGTTGCCTCCTCTGGGCAACAGTCCAATCGGAAGTGATGGCAGGCTCTATTCAGCATTTACTGGAACTATACCATAGTCTTCCTGCCCTGCCGTCTAGGACCTCCATCCCTGAAGGTAGACcccacattttattgattttatgtcCCCGCTAAGCCCtggaacagggcctggcatagAGGCAACAGAGTAGGTCCGGTGTCcttgtttgttgaatgagtaagtAAACAAGAAAAATGGCCCTCTTCCATCCCATACTTGTTAGCTTTAGTCGATTTCAACTCAGCATGTTGATTTAGTGTTTGGGCTCTGGGCTCAGATTTTTAGGTTCaaatccttttttgttgttgttttctttctttttttttttcaaacaaaggGTAATAaaatgggttcaaatcctgactatGCCTCTTTTTGCCTGTGTAATCTTGATTAGCAAGTTATATAATGTCTCTGAAcctttgtttccttatctttaaaacagggataataatagtttTGTCATATAAGGTTGTGAGAATGAAACAATAGATCATAGCACAATGTGTGGACCATAGTAACTGTCCAAGAAATGGCAGCAGTTGTCATTACCCTCCCACTCCTTTCGGCTGTGGGTCTTCCCATCACCTCAAATCCATACATTGTGAACTTTGTGCTTGTTTCCACAAATAGTACAAACCCTTCACTATCTTTTCTGGTCCTCAGAGCAGCCCCAGGAGAAAGGGAGGGTCAGTAACCTGAGCTCCATTTGACAGAGAACACTGAAGCTCATGTGAGGGCCTTTTCCAAGACCACACAGTTAGTGGCCAACCTGGGATCAGAATCCAGATGTCTTTACTCCAGTCCGCATGCTCTTTTTGCGCTGTGTCAGAGTCCAGGGCAATCTTTCTTGTTGCCTCTCAGGTCTGACGGGCCAGTGGAATGCTGAGATGGAAGAAGCTAGGACTGGTGGGctgcaggggagaggctgggagcaTCTGCAGATGCTTCAGTCCAGATATGGGAGGTGAGGAGCTGAGGTTACTGCTGGTCATTCACCCCTTGCCCCATTCCCAGTTTCCCGCTCATGGGCTCTTCCTGTTTTGCTGTGAACTCCAGTTCCCATGGGCCCTGCATTAAAGCATAGAAGGACaggggcccagggcaggcagccagAGGGACCAAAACAGAGATGAACAGGGcaccagggagaggagaaaagaggaaacagGGAAAGAGTGGAcatggggtgtgggggtgggacagAAGGAACAGGATGAGAAAGGACAGGGAAAGGTGAAGCAGAAAGGAGCTTGCTGAAAGATGGGAGGaagcatggggtggggaggggaacagGCGGGGGGGCTGGGGAGCAGATTTGAGAAGACAGCAGGCTGGGTGGTGTTGCAAAATCTGCCCATATATTCATTTTCACATTTCAGAAAAGCCCCTGTGACACTCCCATCGCAAACTTCTGCCTCTGGCTTTTGCTCTTGTTCCCCCTCATCACAAGGCCAACCCCTCACTTGGCCTCCGCCCTGGTCTGGGCATCTCTGAGTCACGAGCACACGGCTCTCCACTCCTCTCAAGTGGGTTCCTGCTCTGATTTTCACGAGGCCCCAGCTGGTCTGGGAAAGTGGAAACCAGGGACTCCAGCTGCTGTGGACTGGAACTGTTCTGTCCCAGCACCCACAGCACCAATCAAgcttcctcctccagcccccaccctgtccctggaAGCTCAGCACAGCAGCATAGTCAGAGATGTCCCTGAGATTCCTGGTTTCAAGGTACTCAGGATATAACACTGCTCTGAAGCCTGGTGACCCATCTTCTGGGAGCCAGGAAAACCCTCCCTCATCTATTTCCAGTCCTCACGTCCCTCTCTTTACACCCTAGTCTCCCCACAGGTGGCCTCCCAGGACCCAAGACCACACATAAGCCCCATGTGGAGCCCTCGGACCCAGGCCAGAGCCAACTGCTGAACAAGCAGGTCAAGGCAGCAATTTCCCCAAGCCAGGGAATCAGCCTCAGCCTGTCTCATGCAGAGGCGGCAGCATTACCAGTACTTCACTACCAGAGCTACCCCATCAGGTTACGGGGGGCTCAGGAGCCCCCTGATCCCCAACCCAcaaagaggagaagggagaggaaaatggGAGAAGACCAAAACCTGTTTGACAGTATTTCCACAGAATTTGTTGAGACTTCTGCCCTAGGCCAGGGCAAGCAGTGAGGTGATCAGCCGCTGGAATCACATGTCCCACTtcctggccccacccccagggcacAGTCCCACCAGCCCTCAGGAGGTGTTAGGTCCAAAGGCCCCTTAGTCCTGTGGGCCTCTCCTGTGTTTCCTTGGCTTCTACAGGAAGCAGTATCCCTGGGAACAAATACCCTCAGGGATCTACCAAGTCACATTTCTGACCCCCAGAACTTGCAGAGGCTACTTCTTCCAGCAAGGGGAACCCTGAAGCAGACTAGGACCAGCCCACCGTCACAGGTATCATTGGATAATTCCCCTGAAGGCACTCATTCCCATGAAGCAGGCTGTGAGGCAGGATCTGCAGGGACAGACTGGGGCAACTGCTTTTGCTCCCTCCTTCACCATTCTGGAAAGGTAGAAAGTGTGAGGATCATTTTGCAGACCATTTCATACCTCTCAAGTGACTTCTACCCAACCTCTCAATCGAAGAATCCTAGGTAAAAATCCAGGAGTTCCTGCTTCACCAGACCTATGAATTCAGACATGATATAAAaggcagaaaggagagaagaaaagtaacatttatttaggtcctaatatataacatttacctttaactgtattatttcatttatcctCACAATAAACCCTAGGAGATGGTTACTAGCAAAGAGTAAATATCAAATTTGAATACAAGTATAGCTGATTCAAAAACTCAAgctcaaactaaaaaaaaaaaggaaaaagaaaatcacatacaATGGACAAAAACCACCTTACTCCATTACACAAAACTGCCTCCTCAGATGGGAAAAATGGTTAATTCACCTGGATTTAGGTTTGCTCTGCCAACACAGGATAGAGTGGTGGTTCCCAAACCTGGCTTCAccttcagagattctgatttatttgGTCCAGGGTAGGAGCATGTACCcatctatttatccatctatACGTCTATTTTTTGTATCAGCAATTAGGAACTAAGGTGTGAGAATCACAGAATCTTCTGGTAGAAAATATGCATAAGCTGGGGTTGGTGGGTGTCAAGAAACTAGAGCTGAGCTCCAGGCCCTCCAGGCCCTACCATCTACTTGTGGTGCAATTTCCTCCCTTTCTGGATTTGCTTCTTtctataaaaactgaaataataggccaggcatggtggctcatgcctgtaatcctagccctttgggaggtcaaggtaggaggataccttgaggcgttccagaccagtctgggcaataatgagaccctgtctctacaaaataaaaaactagctgggcatggtggcacatgcctgtagtctcagctacttgggaggctgaggcaagaggatcacttgagcccaggagtttgaggttgtagtgaactatgatgacacccctgcactTTGGCCCAgggaacaaagcaagaccccgtttcaaaaaaataaaaaatttaaataatatctgCTTCATCAATCCCTCCTATATGGGATACTTGCAGGCACAAAGGATATAGACATACTTGAACAAgtgagaagaaaagcaaaagatgaATTTGAGggtgtgaactaaaatcctcaacccctaccagctgactgaatggaccccctcgtggccagagga
It includes:
- the NR1H3 gene encoding oxysterols receptor LXR-alpha isoform X1, with the protein product MSLWLEARVPDVSPDSAVELWEPDASSKGPGSSNRILIEEARIPQSAGDTLGMELEAAEPTALLPRTELPSELTDLRPQKRKKGPAPKMLGNELCSVCGDKASGFHYNVLSCEGCKGFFRRSVIKGARYICHSGGHCPMDTYMRRKCQECRLRKCRQAGMREECVLSEEQIRLKKLKRQEEEQAQATSLPPRASSPPQVLPQLSPEQLGMIEKLVAAQQQCNRRSFSDRLRVTPWPMAPDPQSREARQQRFAHFTELAIVSVQEIVDFAKQLPGFLQLSREDQIALLKTSAIEVMLLETSRRYNPGTESITFLKDLSYNREDFAKAGLQVEFINPIFEFSRAMNELQLNDAEFALLIAISIFSADLGQTCFSTLLVIDRPAQRAGPAPGRESATHLCGSPTCLRLHPPPPRPTDVPTDANETGEPPDPEQCPLRASVRTAPAGQKAPPAAL
- the NR1H3 gene encoding oxysterols receptor LXR-alpha isoform X2, with translation MSLWLEARVPDVSPDSAVELWEPDASSKGPGSSNRILIEEARIPQSAGDTLGMELEAAEPTALLPRTELPSELTDLRPQKRKKGPAPKMLGNELCSVCGDKASGFHYNVLSCEGCKGFFRRSVIKGARYICHSGGHCPMDTYMRRKCQECRLRKCRQAGMREECVLSEEQIRLKKLKRQEEEQAQATSLPPRASSPPQVLPQLSPEQLGMIEKLVAAQQQCNRRSFSDRLRVTPWPMAPDPQSREARQQRFAHFTELAIVSVQEIVDFAKQLPGFLQLSREDQIALLKTSAIEVMLLETSRRYNPGTESITFLKDLSYNREDFAKAGLQVEFINPIFEFSRAMNELQLNDAEFALLIAISIFSADRPNVQDQLQVESLQHTYVEALHAYVSIHHPHDQLMFPRMLMKLVSLRTLSSVHSEQVFALRLQDKKLPPLLSEIWDVNE